A window of Sebastes umbrosus isolate fSebUmb1 chromosome 6, fSebUmb1.pri, whole genome shotgun sequence genomic DNA:
TTTTATTGGAGTAattttgttagtgatattgatttatatatatatatatatatatattaatcttgttagtgatattgactcattgttatatatatatatatatatatatatatatatatatatatataacaatgtatataatatatatatatattaatcttgttagtgatatcgacttactattatatatatatatatatattaatcttgttagtgatattgactcattgttatatatatatatatatataacaatgtatataatatatatatatattaatcttgttagtgatatcgacttactattatatatatatatatatatatattaatcttgttagtgatattgactggAAGAAAGTTTGGTCCTTACCGCAAAAGTTCCTTCTAATAAATCAGGTAAAAGAGGTGTCATTGATCCAcagattctatccagtgaaGCATTTCTTAGAAAAGTTAAAGTGGCATAGATGTAAATTGGTCCTTCTgcgaatcacatcctgaaacttgctctcatttattctggtcctgtaaatatacatgtgaattgtggaaagatgtcaataatttttatacttgttaacattttctcagattttgcactgtactatagaaatattatatttggttgctatgattacagtgacaaagacagtaatgcattttttgttattaatttaatttcaattcttgcgaagttccacattcacaagtaaatttaccccaaaaaagcctaatttctttgtatttatgaaagaaatggatctatatctgtcaacaatttcttcctcacgaaacaaaaaaagcaatgaaaacaatgaatttatgcaatatctttaaagtttttaagtgaaattattgttattattcctattctatttttttattcatttatttctattttctaactttatctctaatttttattttttatttttttatttatttatcctttttCAATTCCTTTTCTCTATGtatcctctcttctctcctaaaaaaacatgttatttttcctGCCTGTACATTTATGTTTTCTCTGGGCCTATCGACGAAAAATATTGTTCATCCCTTCTTAATGGAACAATGTATGGACATTTAGGGGATGCCGAAGCTCACGTACTGCCTCCTAAGGACACTTATGACCCTGTTGTGTCATAAAACATATGACTGTGCTGTATGACTgttaaaaggaaataaaaggagTGACCGTAAGCCCAAATATAGCCCTCAGGAACAGTTATTTTCTGAAACTGTTTTCACTAAGAGTATGGCCCCTAATCGACTCCTCCTCTGATTGATTTAAGTGTCCACCATATGTTACCCAGCCTATAGGCCTATGGGTTTACAAGAACAACAACCAAGATGATCACATGGCTAATTGTAATGTATAGATCCACAAAAATCTCCTCATTAAAAGCCCAACCCAACATATTGGTTTATCTCAGATATCCTCCTTCTATTGTCCCTTATAAATCTTTATTCCTTTTAGTTTGactatatacagtttatattacACTGGGTTAATTGTTcctgaaaataaaatacaagtcataaGGAGAAAACATTGTAGCACCATCCCTAaacctgtttgtgttttttggatAGAGTTACGATCAGAGACACCCTTAAAACCCAATACGCCTGCTGCAGCATAAATTGAATGTAATCCTGCCATGGAGTCataaagtttgacaaaaaaaatcaagatcAGGACAAAATTTCATTTAAGTCATCAAAGGGCCTCAGTCTAAGGTATAGTACGGCACTGACTTGGAGATACGAAATTTATAACTGAGGACACCAAACGTCTACAGTACCGAATGCAAATATGTCCTTTTCCATTATTTAAATCTCAGGATTTAGAGTTacttattaaaaaacaaacaattgttgagttttcattttaaagggaCACTCCAGTGATTCAGTAtagcacttccataaagttgagagccagagtaaaaacaaaaaaaagaaaggtcaAAATCAGTGCCACAGAGGCCGAGATATCCTGATATTTATTACCTGTAGTAAAGTTCAAGCTCCAAAAAATACTAGATActgcatttcccataatgcaaccaatGGCTGATGACATAAGCTGcgttattttttcagacttggcAAAACTCCCCCaaagccacagaagacattacaCAACAGTTTCCACAGACTAGTACTCATGGATTtataataagacctggataCGGTGCCGCTGCTCAGCCGTGACCACCGTTGTAAAATAGACATcggtaaaactgttgacaggacacctcATACTGCAAACAAGGTCGATTAGGGACTCTTTCTATTCTGAACTTTTGATCCATGGCGGTTTCATATTTATAAAACTTCCATCGAGCCGAGaaaagtgatttttaaaaatatgtgacACTAtgtcatcacaatgtaaagtctatgggcTGGGCGGGAGCTCGTGGGCGGGGCCAGCGGGAGAAACACTATTGCACATATTCAGTGGGCCGCACAACCCGGAAGTAAACAAGGAAGCTAGAAAACTGGAGGGTGGCACCATCTTGGGGTCTGGTATCCAGTTCTATAATACATAGCAATACTCCTCATGACTGGTGCCCCGTTAAGCAACAGGCTCCCATTTATGTTCAAAGGAATACAGTGATGATTGTTAAGTGTTTTGTTAACCactcaaaaatgtgtgtttaacttTGAAGACAATCGTCGCCAAGGACATACTGCACAGTCACACAGAAGGCTGCAAATCCTGCCTTCTGTGGTACTTTGAGTCGGCACAGCAGCAGATCTATTTCTCTTAATTATAAATGGAGGAAGAGGTACTTAGATTCTTTACTTAACTAGAAGTAGTTATGCAACAGGGTAAACATACTCATGAACGTTTTGCACTAAAAaactgaagaaaacaaacaaacaacagaaaacacattataaGTATCATAAGCCCTCATTTTGCAGAATGACCCGTCAGTGTTAATTACAGATGCAGTGATCCCTTGggttattatatatacatttatgcatacaaaaaaggcaaaaacaaaaaccaagTGGAGAGcacttcttttattttaaatatgtcaTCATTGGTTTAGTCTGCATACAATAACGTATCAGCAAATAACTACACAGTACAGAGGTGGACTGCTGCCGCACCAGTTGCAGCTTGGCCAATACGTAACATCGACAGCCACGGTCAATATCTGACAGCCAGGCCAGCATATTCCTTCATTAAACTCCATTTAAAACTATCTATTTGAGATACAAAACCACTAGGATGCCCGTGTGTCAGCTTCTTTTTCTACCACAACGCAGACTTCAGTCAGGCAGTGTGGTACTTTACTGACACcggctaaaaaaagaaaaaaaaaagaaaaacattatctGTCATCATAGGTTATACATTAGCTCTGTTGATTCTCAGAGATAGAAAGTTGGCATCTGAAAAATACATGATTGAAGTTGTTACACAAAATAGTGGGGGAGGTCACCATTTGATTGATACCTCAACCCCCTTTTGTAAATTTCAagcatttccctttttttctaagaaaaaaaataatccaattGATGTGCGTCAACGCAACTCCCGTCTTTGCACTGTTCGACCTGTGTGTATGGCTTTAAATGGGGTTTAAAGACTTGGTGAGATGAGAAggcaataataacgcaaataGGATGCAAAGCTTTAAACATGTACATACTACAGATTCCATCGGGCCTAGAACATGCAGACAGGGCAAGGTAGTAACCAGGTGTCTGGTGAGAATATTTAGGCACACATTAGAACTATCTACAACTGTGATTGGTTTTTCCTTTGCGCCAATTACCCCTCTCCAGCTCACACATCCGTTAACAATTTAAACACAGTGATACTATATAGAAATTGGCATTTTATGTAAGCAAACCCAGTTCCTGTGTTGCACCATTAAGGCCTCCCATGACTTGTCATTTCACTACCACTAAAGTCAACACTAAGCCTCATATCTCTCTAACAGAAAAATCATTTGTAATGATTTTCAGCTGGACGGGGATACAAATATgtgcttttcattttctttttatatactttttttgtttctgtgataTAACAAGCACCAGCTCTTGTACATTATAATACTAGTTTGCATTGACTCATAAGAGATGAATGTCGCTGCTAGTGGTTCATTGGTATTTTGTACTTCTCAGCGTAACCATGCACAACCAACActtgtaaaaacaaagaaaagtaaagcgCAATTCAAAAGGTTTCAAGATTAAGAACATGGAGGTTTGTAAGGTTATGGCCCATGGTTTTTAGGAGTAAGAATATGATGGAAAAATATAATTCACTCAGTCACAgagacaaaataacacaaactgtCATAGTTTTGATGAAATAAGTAGTGGAACTATAGACTCAAGCCTCTTATAGAATCAAGTGCAGACTCTCCTAGCTTCTCTCCAGGTCACCCAGGTAGGAAGTCACCTGCGAAGACAACAAGAGGGAACATTTAGGATAAAGCAGAAATAACAGCATACCTCGGGTGTGCATTATTGCTCACGTCCAAGgggtttaaaggtacagtgtgtaggatttggtggcatctagtggtgtggttgcagattgcaaccaactaagtacccctccgctcactccttcctttacaagactgcggtaacgtgagccgctgagtgttAATTCATGGAGCAACAGAAGTCGGCTATGGCAGATTTTGGTAAAAGAGAGGTAGTCTGCACACTGAATATTACAAACTCCTGAAATGTTGAATTTCAAAACTTTAAGATCTTTGTCAAGCAAATATTTTTGGCTCGAAACCCGAACTTGCTCAAAATAGGTAACCGACACAATGTACAACTCTACTTTTTATTAATGTTATGTGATAATTGCATGGCTGCATGTGAGCAGGgattgtttaaaggtcccatatcgtgctcattttcaggttcatacttatttAGGTATACGTATTTCgtgtttccactagaacatgtttacacactgttatgttaaaaaaaatacattattttcctcgtactgtctgcctgaatatacctgtattcatgctctgtctgaaacgctccgttttagtgcatttcaacggaattgcaacggaattgcaacgcaattgcgttgctaggcaacaacttgggtcaatgtttacttcctgttagctgatgttatttacatgcactgcaacaggaaataaaccgggacacatttgtaatgtttacgtttaaaaccgtgtaatggtatacataattgtatatttgtgacatcacaaatgggcagaaatcccaATTtgaaacggcttgtttcaaacgcacagttcctgaatacgggctgtgtgtgtttctccgtatagtGAGCGTTTTTAATAGtttaaacagtatttataaagcacttgaacctgctttataatataaattacatgaaaatctcactttttacaatatgggacctttaatactctTATGTTGGTGCATTCAAGGCTGCCCCGACAGCTGAGATTTCAAAGACATCTGCTAAACAGCATCATTGCTAATGCTAGAAACATCGTAATTAACACCATCAAATTCACTTTATCCATATCTATTCAATTGTCCAACAACACAGCTCATGAATAGTGTATTTAGACAGCTTACTCACAGATCTCAGTTGTTTGCACTTACATCAATGCACTGCCAAGGACAGTACTCAAAATGGTCCCTGCTTGAAGAATAGCAGATAAAACATTTGCTGTGATGGATTACCACTCTATTCAAGTCTCTGCAAGTTGATTGTCTTTGTGTAGTGAAACATAAGGACACTATTAGCTGCCTGAAAGACAGGAAATATACAATTTAACAAATAGATTGATAGTATGAAAGACACGGTCACACCGGCATTTAAAACAATGAAGTTTGAATTCAATTGATTGATCGATTAATTTCAACAGAACCGCTGCGATCAGTGGATTTATTTTCGGGGGTGATGAAAATTGCTAATTTATCATGTTAACTTCAACTTTGGCGAACTTTGAGATGCTAATCCACACCAAAAGCAAACAGTGCTAACCTTTTTAGTGGTTGTAATTAATCTTCATGGTAAAATCcaaataatatattaacttCCACTGCTCACTTTTAAGGCAAAGTAACTCCTTGAATGGTTTAATTATGACAGTTTCAGTTAACAGCAGTGGTGAGTGAATGTAACATTATAGGCTATTTTTAGGCTACTTATACATTGAGTCGGTCTATTCTATATCGGCTATTGTCtgccacgttttttttttcgctGTTTTATTACAGCCACCAACGGCCGTGTCTCCTTTTCTACATATTATATGCTTTACTTCCTCCTAATCTTCCATTAGTAGATGTTTCTCACTGGGTTTAAAGTACACGGAACGCGTTTGCCCCATTTCATCAGTAAATCTGTGACCGACCTCGTGGTCTGTTGAAGAAAGCCATGAACGCGCATCTATCTGAATTCCTTACACGTGGCTCAACCTAGTCACACCTCCTCAGCCTGGCTTGGCCTACGTGAAACGCATTAAGCCAGGATGAACTGACTAGACTAGGTCAAGCCTCGCTTTCTCTCTTATCCTTGATTtctttattctgcttttgtGTAACAGACCCCAGTAGATAGAAGGCTAAATTGTTGCGGattacttacacacacacacaaaaaaatcaggCCATGAATTTGTTTCATTCCAAACCCAGCAGCTCAACATCAAAGATGAGGGTGGCGTTAGGAGGAATGATGCCCGGGTGGCCTTTGTTTCCATAAGCGAAGTCAGCTGAGCAGGTCAGCTTGGCCCTCTGACCCACACTCATCTGGAGGcacgaggagagagaaagaaacaacagGGCTCATGTGGAACAGTTAATTAGATCATAATGCAGTCTCTGCAGTCCAAGTAGGATAATAAACCACAGGGGGAAGTGAAATTGAAAACATGTCTCTTACTAATGATGCTTCATTATTTCTAAATCTAATCCTCACAATATTTGATGTCACAGTCATCAAAAGCTTTTTAAACAGATGCCTTATTGAGATATTAAAAAACTGACGttctaacacacaaacacagagaacgTAGAGAACATGAGGCTACACTGCCATCAATCTACAGGACCTGCACACAGGCTGCACCATTCAGTAGCCAGCTCATCTAAATGCTGCAGGGCTCAGTGTGTGAGATAAAGAGCCGCGTCCTGCCTGCTGTATTGACCCACTGTTTGCGGTGCTAATGGAAACCTTGGTGGGTGAAATCTCGATAATGGAACCATGTCAATAAATTAATGGATTTCAGCAGATGAACTAACGACATTATCAGCAGCAAAATGCATTTTCTGTCTTGCGATCGGAATTATTTCTGCCTCTGAATCATGACTGTTGAAGCTGCTTAGtggcatgactttttttccctagAATCGGTCTGttccaataacaaatacacCGTAGCATGTCAAGTATACCCTTTTCTGAAATGATGGATGAGTGTGACCTGCAGAATTTATAGTATTTCACAAGGTTAACATTTAAAAGAGTGACTTTAGTGCATATTTGATGTGTGCAGTATGCGTTCAGTTCTCCAGCCTACCTGCACTACACCCTCCTCCCAGCCTCGGATCACTTCCTGCTTGCCGATTTTGAACCTGAAGGGCTTGTCCCTATCACGAGATGAGTCAAACTTGCGTCCGTCTGTCAGGGAGCCTGTGGacaaggagatggagagaggcacAGAGTCAGC
This region includes:
- the fkbp1ab gene encoding FKBP prolyl isomerase 1Ab, whose product is MGVEIETITPGDGRTFPKKGQTCVVHYVGSLTDGRKFDSSRDRDKPFRFKIGKQEVIRGWEEGVVQMSVGQRAKLTCSADFAYGNKGHPGIIPPNATLIFDVELLGLE